Part of the Procambarus clarkii isolate CNS0578487 chromosome 20, FALCON_Pclarkii_2.0, whole genome shotgun sequence genome, GGTACCTCACAAATTGAAAGTCTTAGGTATGGAGTGGAATACTTCCACAGACAAATTGAATATCAAGTCGGTGGATTTCAAACATTCACCTctaaccatgagaaaattactctcccatgtcagcaagccatttgaccctttaggcctactcagtcctattctaattaagggtaaactccttatgcaggagtgctggcaaaggaATTTGAGGTGGGATGAAACGTTGCCGGAGGATCTCTAAGAAAAATGGCAGCAGTTGATTCCTGATTACAACAAACTTAGTATTCTACAGTTTCCTCGAAATACCCTAGGACTAAATTTACCCACAAATTTACATGTATTCTGTGATGCTTCAGGCAAAGCCTATGGCTCAGTAGCCTATCTAGTTAATACTCAACAATCATTTTTGCTTACATCTAAGGCAAGGATAGCCCCGATTACAAGGAGGTCACTACCCCAAGTGGAATTAACTGCCTTATTAGTAGGTGTAagactggctcattgcctgaccaaaaccctcagtaatgttcaccttggtgaaatagtagtgtggtcagacaatgaggcagtattGCAGTGGGTAAAAaacgacaacaacaaaactccctatgtcagcaatcgagtaagggaaattcgagaattgtctgctggttataaattaagacatgtccccaccaaggacaatccagctgactatttatCCAGAGGTTTGACTTTAAAGCAATTAGTTAAAAccgagatgtggtttaatggaccccaatggctagttagtggtcagtggcccaacagAAGccgcaagtcattgtgaccaatgtcactaccCCTGTTGTGGatccagaaccccccccccctcgaactTTAGCTATCAATCCTCATCGTTATTCCAATTTAAGTAAATTACTAAGAGTTACAGAAATGGTATTTGATTTCATCAACAAGATGGGGATCAAGTATCGATTTCCTAGTTCCATCAAATATTGGGTCAAACAAGCTCAACAAGAGACTTATGGGAAGGAATATGAACATCTCCCAGAAAGATTGAGtaagtctctgggcatctggcTTGACTCAGACAACTATAACATTTTGAGATGCTGCGGACGTCTGCTTCACGCAGAAATAAATTTAGATACGAAGAATCCTATACTTCTTCCACGTCACCATATCATTACTAAACTCATAGTTTTCCATTACCATGAGCATAATacattgcatggtggagtgttagatactctttcTGAAATCAGACAACGTttttggcttccccaaggtcgccaaactgtcaaatctttaatcaagtcttgtgtaatctgcaagagatatgatgctcgagtgtgtccttatccaggaccACCGCCCCTACCTAAGGAGCGAGTCGTCCACCTTCGTCTCTTTGAAACCACAGGTGTCGACTATACAGGAACACTAATTTTAACAGGCACACCGGACAAGATTCCAGTGAAAGCCTACATTTGCcttttcacgtgtgctaccacacgcggagtgcatttagaagtcacttctgacatgagtgcagaagccttTCTGCAAGCCTTTCGCAGATTTGCTGCACAAAGATCTTGCCCAAAATTAATGATCCCAGATAATGGATCTAACttcgtggcaggagaagcttgcttACAAGAAATATGGAACCATCCAGAAGTACACTCTGTACTCAAACAGAGACAATGTTATTGGAAATTTATTCCTCCAAAAGCACTATGGCACGGCGGTTTTTACGAAAGAATGGTGGGAACTGTTAAGAAATGCCtaagaaaaaccttacacagGCAGAAAATTAATCTCACCGAGTTACAGACCCTGGTCGTGGAAATTGAAGCACGAGTCAACAACAGACCTCTAACCTACTTATCAGAAGATTTCTCCCAAAGAGAACCCCTAAGTCCCTCTCATATGATTCATGGTGGTCCTCTGAGCCCTCTAATATCTCTAGGAGACGAGGATCCAGCTGACCCTTCGTGTGTCAAAGCAAGTGACTTGGTGGAGAGTTATAGACACCTTTCAAGAGTAATAGAGAAATGTAATGAGGTCTGGACACGTGAATATTTAACTGCTTTAAGAGAATATCATTATGGAGCTGCAAGCCCATGCaataaagttcaacttaaaccaggTGATCTTGTCCTATTAGACAGTGATGGATCCAGGTCAGAttggcctataggtaaaattgttgACATCCATCTTGACCGCCATGGTGTATTACGAATTGTTAAAGTTCAGtgtcgaggcactactaccttgaaaacactagaaaaattagtacctttagagtTAGCAGAACACGAGTGTTCTACAGATATACCTGTAACCCAAGTTTCAGAGAACAATGATTCTACTCAACCGAGCACAAGACCATCAAGAGTCGCTGCTTAGAACTGCAAACAGAaacttaaacaatattttgattctattcaAGAGTAGATAGCTTATCATTTAAACTTGAGGTGACCACGCGGATACAGTGATGAGTTGATGTCCAGTAATTAGTTACGAGTCATAGTGACCCTGGACAGTAGCCTCATTGTATTGATGAGGTCTCCTTAATCTTAAATGAATCAATTATTCATAATTCATTTTTTGTTAATATCCTTCTGTTTCTTACAAAGGAATTATTCAATAAtttcaatgtttatttacgtcCCCATGTTGACTTAGTCATCTACCACAGATTTGGGACATTCGTTAGGTGCGTACTAACCTACTAACCCATGAATATAACTTCAGGATAGAGAAACAGGTGTACGTTAGTACTAATACCTGAACtacgacccgagttttctctccccggagttatgttggaaataaccaacagttttatacatctttgtattttatgcaacctttgtattaaccacaagtagttactataattactaacttgtagatttgatcattatcatgatttatttagacatactgccagattcttcctagtcagagtgacgacgtgaggaacgacaggcagtaacatgaattctctccacatttagttggatttatataacaagagtccagtttatcatttcccTTACTAgaaatagttacttactaataagtttaatttcgtagtatactactacttactggaactcccttatttagttgatattaaacattTTAGAAGAAATTTctttgatgtaaatgattttactttaattttCTCGATTGGCTGCACAACTTTAATAAGTCAATTTATGTTacgagaaattctattttatcacagaagaatttaatgtgatattaatactcgtcatTACCTCTTCCTTGCTTAGTCAATTGCAatatatacatatccatttatgctcgagatgtctatcgagagccaCGCATGCAcaataaggaagaggaggaagacgggagagcgtcactagagacgagagaacgagagagcacgACTCGGACACCATTGAcagcgtgtagcagagctacgttttgaCCTACTTATTTTGCTCCCACGATCAGttgagcggtgccacgttattgGCATAATAGCCTGTCCCAGACTAGCATATCTGCAATTCCAAAGTTaacgcctttcaagcagcagctggaggacgaagaattgctcaagtctccacatcaacggacacgcggctcggcagctaggtttatCTGTTTGTTGtcatgtggccacagttaacatttagacTAGCAGTCGTTAGGCCGAATGCAAAATAATACAATCCCGTACGTGTCTTAAGTAAATTTACCATCTAAATAGATGATTAATTTCAGTATTTTCTCCAGAGAAAAATTTACagtgcttgaacataaattactcAGATATTAGCTGATAATTTCCATTGTTATCCTCATGATTTAGGATTtatttgtagttacttattatgtagaagatttctacaatgtaattgcctttcagtaccaaggcgacgTCAACCGAGGTGTTAGGCTTCCCCACCGTtccgtgcaacaatttgccctatgcaacacgtcgtcggtggagcgtagcaactgattaacacacacctcactagatttacagctaagctgtcccttttttatctgtagcaataactgtagttacagtagtgatctcTCAAAGAGATCAATTACACTAAGCCATTGATTTACTGATGCTATTCAACATTTCAGTAGTATATTGAAGTGCATTTACCtacaattaatattatatagTCAACCTTGTTTACTTTCATATTtgatttactctggtgaagaaccagcaccagaataatgctagggatgtattcaTCTTTTAccatgtaaccccccaattttgtgttagttaatttgactccatttatataagaaTTACAGTCttactaagatccataggacactagttcttgggatcagtttttccattgctttattttgttttccactttttctcaaaaagtggtggttcttcatagctatcgaagtatatatttaattattagttattggagtcaaGTTTTCCCCCACACATGTTAGGTGTTGGTCCTAGCACGTACTAGCATGTTAGGTGTTGGTCCCAGCACGTACTAGCATGTTAGGTGTTGGTCCCAGCACGTACTAGCATGTTAGGTGTTCGTCCCAGCACGTACTGACATGTTAGGTGTTGGTCCCAGCACGTACTGACTTGTTAGGTGTTGGTCCCAGCACGTACTAGCATGTTAGGTATTGGTCCTAGCACGTACTTGCATGTTAGGTGTTGGTCTCAGCACGTACTGACTTGTTAGGTGTTGGTCCCAGCACGTACTAGCATGTTAGGTGTTGCTCCCAGCACGTACTGACATGTTAGGTGTTGGTCCCACCACGTACTGACATGTTAGGTGTTGGTCCCAGCACGTACTGacatgttaggttaggtgttggTCCTAGCGCGTACTGACTTCTTAGGTGTAGGTCCCAGCACGTACTAGCATGTTAGGTGTTGGTCCCAGCACGTACTGACTTGTTAGGTGTTGGTCCCAGCACGTACTAGCATGTTAGGTGTTGGTCCCAGCACGTACTAGCATGTTAGGTGTTGGTCCCAGCACTACCAAAccaaaattataattatatattataattttgtgTCCTAGCATGTTGTATCATGTTAGATCTAGGTCTCAGCACTAGCATGGAAGCTTTAGCTCCTAGAACTAACGTGCTAGTTGTGGGTCATGACAAATAAGTTGTTATTGTTATGTAACATATGTGATCCTAATATTCCTGTGTTCGATCACATCACTAGCgttgttactctcaccagtctcTATACACATTGTAATTAGTTATATTATTTTGTCATAACAACAATGTGACTCTATTAATGCAAATTATTATGTAATTTTGTCATTATCCTTGTTGTTTCATTGTAATTATATATAACTCGATTGACTATAGCATTTAATATTTACAAGATTTAATGAAGAGTGATTACTTTGATCACTGTCTTGTGATAGTGTTTTGGCTTTAGTACTACCTTGACTACCATGATAAAACCAGATATAGTAGAATGTCGCTATTGTGGCGTATCCGACTGTTGTGGTTGTCAAGTTGTAACTGAACGTGTAGTAGCGTTGGATTATTATATTTGACCGCTTGTTTGTTTATCTTGTTGTTACTGTGAGTAACCTGATATCATTTATTGCATTAATTCTTAACTCAAATACTTAGACAAGGGTACTTTATTGAATTTATTTAACTTAATGTGCACTAATAAGTCATTAGTGGATCAAAGCATAAGTGTGTCCTCCTAGATGTAACAAAATGTAATGTGAGGTGTAGTTGTCATAATTCTGTTTTAGAAGTTGTGTTAATTTTTCATATTGTAAGAACTACTGAAGCGTACACTGTACACAATATTGTCTGATAAGTTTGGCAAGAGGAAAAGGGTTTGTTTATGATAAGACTCTATGCTCACAATGAATAATATGAGTTAGGAGATGCGCTGCCAATATACTAGACATTACAGTCACAACATGTGAACTGATACACAACACTAGCATTCAACGTGCTAGGTAGGGAAGCACATATCTTAACTTTTATACTAGAGTTTGCAAACATTACTTTTCATATGGAACCCTTTTTCTCTGCCTCAACCACCTCATTCACTCGTTAGCTCTTAAACTCTTCAATTAAACATGAACTAAACGCAAAAGTCTTTAGCGTTTTTACTCTCTTTTAATAGATTTGATTTAATGATTTCAGGAAGTTTGATTAAAATTAAACAAAACTCTTTTAAAATCCCCTTTGAACTTCCTGATTATTTTTTTCAAATTAATTCATTCACATGACAGGGAAATTAGTGTCACATAATTAATTTACAATAACATGATTAGCCTTCAAGGTATTTCTCGTTCTGTAATGTTTTATTTCATGTAATCGTTTTTGTTTGGTCATATCAGTTGATGTTTTTTAAATTAGTATCTACAGTAATTTGTTTTTCTAAGAATCTTCAAACCTTTACAAAGACTTGATTTGCCTAAATTGTTTTTTTAGGTAACTGTTTTTTGTTCATTGTGCTCTCATGTGTATACACATTGGATTGTTTTATTATCCTTCATTGAATTAGATTTACATGTTCTTAAACATTTTTTCTCTTAATTTGAAGAGCTTCATGATGATAATGTAAGTGAACCTCGAATTGTTTAAAATAAAGTTTTAACTCTCAAGACTTTGTTTCTGTAGCTTTGTTTCTTTCGCTCAATTCAgcgaaagaatatatatatatatatatatatatatatatatatatatatatatatatatatatatatatatatatatatatatatatatatatatatatatatataaatatatatatatatatatatatatatatgtatatatatatatatatatatatatatatatatatatatatatatatatatatatatatataaatatatatatatatatatatatatgtcgtacctagtagccagaacgcacttctcagcctactattcaaggcccgatttgcctaataagctaagttttcatgaattaattgtttttcgagaacctaacctacctaacctaacctaacctaactttttcggctacctaacctaacctaacctataaagataggttaggttaggttaggtagggttggttaggttcggtcatatatctacgttaattttaactccaataaaaaaaaattgacctcatacataataaaatgggtagctttatcatttcataagaaaaaaattagaaaaaatatattaattcaggaaaacttggctaattaggcaaatcgggccttgaatagtaggccaaaaagtgagttctggctactaggtacgacatatatatatatatatatatatatatatatatatatatgtatatatatatatatatatatatatatatatatatatatatatatatatatatattattaaatatgaccgaaaaagtaagattaataattctaacgcgaattttctcaatctttcgtacattacgcttcactgttggaggtaaataaaaaatcacttctccacacccacgtacagactggcgaagcgactcaatggcctgctgactccttatgttccttgcgccttcagcctgaagtctccaaaggaatttgtggacttactgcggggcgcacgggccacagggataagagcctcgttggacgtagaatcgctgtttaccaacgtacctgtggacgagacaatcggaatgatagccgacagagtgtatcgtgatccagcctgtactcctcttgacatgccagaaagtattctgaggaaactactccaagcttgtactaaagaggcacccttcttgagcccggatggacacatgtataagcaagtagatggggtcgccatgggttctcccctaggtgtcctgtttgcaaacttctacatgggtaccatcaagcaaaaagtcttagtcgacatgaacttgaaaccggccatatactgcaggtatgttgacgacatttttacacaggtacctgatgtcagacatctgcaggagctgaaggaggcatttgagcagagttccgtgctgcgtttcagttACGaggcggaaaaggatgggaagctgccttttctagatgtaacagtcatggaaaagggcggaggtttccacactgcagtctacactaaggaaacaaacataggaatgtgcctaaatgccaacagcgactgccctgacaggtacaagaggagtgttgttaacgcatacgtcgaccatgctctcagccacagctcagaatggaagcaagtcgacgaagaactctgtagggtaaggcaggtcctagtcaataacggcttctccaatggtttcatcgtagacatcataagaaggaaagtgaaaagccatgcaacctccgaagagacaactaacacaacacctataccccctattagactattttacaggaacttcttttccacagctcataaaacggaggaaagggtcctgaaagatattgttaatagaaacgttatccctacagacaaaaatcagaggatacaactgacgatttactataaaaccagaaaaacggccagcctactcatgagaaactctccagacacaaaacagaacgctttaaaagaaactaacgtcgtctatgccttcaaatgcccacttggggactgtaagctccaaaaaacccagtatataggcaagacaacaacatctctttctaggcgtttaacgatgcataagcaacagggctccattaaggaacatataatctcttcccataaccaaaccatcgccagagaaatcctagtaaacaacacagaaatcatcgatagatacagcgatagcaggcggcttgacgtttgcgaggcactacacatcaagaagtcaacaccagcaatcaacagccaattattgcacaactatattctacccacctcaagactccgctccaatatagaagcatcaagaaatatggaccaataggctttctacaaacacttctattcaatacccattgtttctgttctgtcttgtgttgatacttttaataccctattaatatcccgtttgttctgtcttgtgttaatgccacatcacccttcccacctcactcaaatgtagatataaaatcagaaacgcaagttctaatcagttgtgtatttgtgaagtctttgaaaatgtaataagttttacgaaacgcgcccgtgtcgcgtcagactagaaataaaaaatgaattttggagaagtgattttttatttacctccaacagtgaagcgtaatgtacgaaagattgagaaaattcgtgttagaattattaatcttactttttcggtcatatttaataatatatgtctacaggaaagactgctaccaaaatatactaatatatatatatatatatatatatatatttattcacaaACCTAGAAGAGGTACCATCtcttgtgcaagtgtagggacccatagcctcggagaagaaaataaagagtactcagagctcagagaagaccttgtggatcctcactgaacactttgatattttcttctcctaccacccctattcttttggtatgtgtgtatatttatctaactttatttgaaaatgtcattacacaaaaaaagttacaatattgattacatgcagggtacaaggctgcttgtctcaagttgtatagctcctccagctcctcagatagcgggtaggaaccatggatgcagtgagcatttcctctctgggttgccacactaaggcgctgaaaaagaaaactggcagctctagggtctctagttgtttcgattagcttagaccccaactccttcaaaaagctagcagcacttttgccCCAGGCACCaattgtctctgaggcaatggagtcaaaattgtagtggtgctcaaggtgctgtatctacgtgacttggccgcttcccggtgattggcagctccttctgcttgtgtagcactaaaGTCAAcacaggtattggctaaagttgaaacgcaagtgtagtcccacaccaagtgTCTacaattcttccaggggttcaccgtgattccgtctgggcgaccgacaggctcatcagagttgcgggacattaggtaacggggctctctctctgctggacaaccggctgttgtaaggcttctcttaataatgtcattgacatcgccgtgtcttgcatgccatcctcctgtcctatggtagagaaggccatgccgtccgtacctgtcggcctctgtcTCGCCGCAAATattcctgtattcggtgtggattggggcagcgaggcggagagccacggcaatttggagggcctgcggtgtgagacgggtgccagttgctgatatatatatatgtatatacatatatatatatatatatatatatatatatatatatatatgtcgtacctaatagccagaacgcacttctcagcctactattcaaggcccgatttgcctaataagccaagttttcatgaattaatgttttttcgtctacctaacctacctaacctaacctaacctagctttttttggctacctaacctaaccttaccgataaatataggttaggttaggttaggtagggttggttaggttcggtcatatatctacgttaattttaactccaataaaaaaaaattgacctcatacatagagaaaagggtagctttatcatttcataagaaaaaaattatagtaaatatattaattcagaaaaacttggcttattaggcaaatcgggccttgaatagtaggctgagaagtgagttctggctactaggtacgacatatatatatatatatatatatatatatatatatatatatatatatatatgtatatatatatatatatatatatatatatatatatatatatatatatatatatatatatatatatatatatatatatatatacatatatatatatatgtcgtacctagtagccagaacgcatttctcagcctactatacaaggcccgatttgcctaataagcctagttttcatgaattaatgttttttcgactacctaacctaacctaacctaactttttcggctacctaacccaacctaacctataaagataggttaggttaggttaggtagggttggttaggttcggtcatatatctacgttaattttaactacaataaaaaaaattgacctcatacataatgaaatgggtagctttatcatttcataagaaaaaaattagagaaaatatattaattcaggaaaacttggcttattgggcaaatcgggccttgcatagtaggctgagaagtgcgttctggctattaggtacgacatatatatatatatatatatatgtcgtacctaatagccagaacgcacttctcagcctactattcaaggcccgatttgcctaataagccaagttttcatgaattaatgttttttcgtctacctaacctacctaacctaacctaacctagctttttttggctacctaacctaaccttacctataaatataggttaggttaggttaggtagggttggttaggttcggtcatatatctacgttaattttaactccaataaaaaaaattgacctcatacatagagaaaagggttgctttatcatttcataagaaaaaaattatagtaaatatattaattcaggaaaacttggcttattaggcaaatcgggccttgaatagtaggctgagaagtgagttctggctactaggtacgacatatatatatatatatatatatatatatatatatatatatatatatatatatatatatatatatatatatatatatgtcgtacctagtagccagaacgcacttctcagcctactatgcaaggcccgatttgcctaataagccaagttttcatgaaataattgttttacgactacctaacctacctaacctaacctaacctaacctagctttttcggctacctaacctaacctaacagataaagataggttaggttaggttaggtagggttggttaggttcagtcatatatctacgttaattttatctccaataaaaaaaaattgacctcatacataattaaatgagtagctttatcatttcataagaaaaaaaatagagaaaatatattaattcaggaaaacttggtttattaggcaaatcaggccctgcatagtaggctgagaagtgcgttctggtacgacatatacatatatatatatatatatatatatatatatatatatatatatatatatatattgtgacggtaacgcgttggtgttcggctgtttcaaaatctaggagtatggcctcgtcacataaagaaaaaaaaagaaaaaagctggaactttcgtctgtggtaaggtaatgggaagacacacaaaacacaagtaaattaaacaatgaaattttaattacgttagaaaagcaaaacatgaataaaattgggcataaaaattgtaacataaatcaacaaacaaaataataagaataatcactggcaaatgaaaagttacgttaagacaagtgaataatagcaaagtaaattatattagtgcaggaatattggcttcaagctgccatctcccttagtacacgtaagccaaggcttagtctaccaatgagacgtgttaacttgtgtggagcacgatatattctgccttccctaggtcgcggtggcccagacatcagctcgtgtggcggaggcgagcaggagcaccggtgctggatacgttttgctctatgggcaaaacttgttgttgtacttgttggatatatcttctatattagttgttactgggacgtagtttggagggaagagcaggctcaatctctcttgaaagagattatcgtcacaactctcccccgaagcctgcagttctggaagaagtacgtcgttatgtggtggagtaataggtggagtcgcttctacttcataaactctggagagtgcatcggctatgatgttgtcagaaccttggtatagcgggtctccaggttgaatttctgcagttatcaagcccatagtagaagacgttgaggtgagaagtgggcgtgctgcaggaggtgtagggtggtgtggtccgtgttgaaggTAGacggagcacttttcaggtgtggagtaaagtgctggagcttcaggatgatgaagagtagctccttgccaattgttccgtagttccttgtagcagtagtcgctgacaggtgtattctcctcgcctcgttgctgcatcaagaCACCACCA contains:
- the LOC138366690 gene encoding uncharacterized protein, yielding MGIKYRFPSSIKYWVKQAQQETYGKEYEHLPERLSKSLGIWLDSDNYNILRCCGRLLHAEINLDTKNPILLPRHHIITKLIVFHYHEHNTLHGGVLDTLSEIRQRFWLPQGRQTVKSLIKSCVICKRYDARVCPYPGPPPLPKERVVHLRLFETTGVDYTGTLILTGTPDKIPVKAYICLFTCATTRGVHLEVTSDMSAEAFLQAFRRFAAQRSCPKLMIPDNGSNFVAGEACLQEIWNHPEVHSVLKQRQCYWKFIPPKALWHGGFYERMVGTVKKCLRKTLHRQKINLTELQTLVVEIEARVNNRPLTYLSEDFSQREPLSPSHMIHGGPLSPLISLGDEDPADPSCVKASDLVESYRHLSRVIEKCNEVWTREYLTALREYHYGAASPCNKVQLKPGDLVLLDSDGSRSDWPIGKIVDIHLDRHGVLRIVKVQCRGTTTLKTLEKLVPLELAEHECSTDIPVTQVSENNDSTQPSTRPSRVAA